The genomic window TGTTGCGGAGCAGCATCGTCAGCAGAGTCTTCAAAAAGCAATAGCCATTCAGTGGCTCTGTTTTACACCTCCATCTACTATAAAGGATGTGAAGGATGTTACTTCCAAATTACTTTTGCGATCTTTGATGCACAGGTACAATTGATGCATACTGACATATGGCCTCATGAATATATCTGCGTCTGAGAGAAATCTCGACATATTAGGAAAATGTAGGCTAATTTGTTCGCTGTTAGCCtatttctcaatttcttaATAGAGACGAAATGAAGAAATCAGAGGACAAGAGTTCCTTTTAGTATGCAAAATGTTtgtctcatttttttcttcacttttgcCTCTGTTTCatggtatttttgttttttcctctcGTCAGCAACATACTTTTCAGAGAGTTTGCATTGATTGCCATGTGGAGGGTGCCTGCAACTCCTGTGGGTGCACACACACTTCTTAGTTATCTTGCTGAACCTCTGAAGCAACTCTCAGAAAATCCAGATACCCTCGAGGATTATGTTTCCGAGAATTTGCAAGAGTTCCAAGACTGGGTATGTTTCTCTGCAATTTTAACTCTTTATTATTCCTTTGATTTAAACATCCAGTGTCTAGATAGCTTTACGTACCTCTTTGTCTTTAAACAGAATGAGTATTATTCCTGTGATGCAAAATATCGCAACtggctcaaattccagttaGAGAATGCTGAAGTCACTGAACTGTCAGAAGAGGAAAATCAGAAAGCTGTTGTAGCAGCCAAAGAGACTCTGGATTCTTCTTTGTCATTGCTTCTCAGTAAGTGATgccaaactttataatatatggtTGACTTGTGTGCACGACTTTGCAGTTTTTACATTGATTGAAAATGCTGTTAACTGTGATACTATTGAACCTCGTAATATTAGGACAAGACAACCCCTGGATGACATTTCTCGAAGACCATGTATTCGAATCAGAAGAATATTTATTCCTTGAATTGCATGCAACTGCGATGCTCTGTTTGCCTTCTGGTGAATGTCTGCGCCCAGATGCCACTGTTTGTGCTGCACTAATGAGTGCACTTTACTCTTCTGTCAGTGAGGAAGTTGTTTTAGATCGCCAGTTAATGGTACTCCTTTCATCCAATGTTCTTGGTCCATATGTTACTTTTACCTGTATCCTTGCTTTCACCCATGGTTATATACAACGGTTATGCAacaaatttggatattttctatGGTGTGACACCATCTCGAAAGGCAGTCTACTACATTAATGTTTGTGTTGATCTTCGCGTTCAGGTAAATGTATCGATTTCGTCAAGGGACAGCTACTGCATCGAGGTTGTGCTCCGGTGTTTAGCAATTAAGGGCGATGGACTTGGGCCACATAATGCAAATGACGGTGGTATTCTAAGCGCAGTGGCTGCAGCTGGTTTTAAAGGTTCGGATATCTATGGAACATATTTCTCATTCACCTATGATTTACCTCCTTTCTCCATAGAAATTTGGGGATGTTTCACCAGCATTAATAAAACAAGATGTTACAATGAAAGCACCCGcattataaaaacaatcacaaactTGAAATTTGACTGCAGGTGAGCTTACACGGTTCCAGGCAGGTGTTACAATGGATATATCCCGCCTAGACGCTTGGTATTCAAGCAAAGAAGGCTCGCTTGAAACACCTGCAACTTATATTGTCCGGGGTCTCTGTAGAAGATGCTGTCTTCCAGAACTCGTTCTTCGATCAATGCAGGTAGAGCCTCTGCCATATTAGATTATAACATTGCAGACATATGTATCTCGATCTGCGGCCATTTCATCTTAACCTATAATATAAGTGTACTAAGATTTTTGCAGAGAAGGAAAAGTCTATGGTCGTTTACATTAGTGAGAACTATAGAAGACTGAACTTATACCTCCATTTATTGACGTATTTGCAGGTTTCTGTTTCTCTAATGGAGTCGGGAAATCCACCTGAAGATCATGATGAACTGATTGAGCTTGTTGCTTCTGATGAAACtggttttctctctttgttcaGTCGGCAACAATTACAGGTTAATAATACACAATTCTTTACTCCATGAAAAATAAAGTCAAAGACtcatcatctttttatttcattttccactttctttctttccaaatTGGTAATGCAATTTCTCAGTCTGCATCATTGTTGGTTACTCACCtgaataaaatcatttaatcTTAGTAACTGAGAACCATCTGATTGATTTGGATGCAACACAAATGCAGGAGTTCATGTTATTTGAGAGGGAGTATCGTATGTCCCAGTTGGAGCTTCAAGAGGAACTTTCATCACCTTGATATTGCCTCACCTTGTATCAGCGCCAGCTTCTTCCTCACTGAATGCCCAGAGAGACGGCTTACTTTGGTTCGTGTAAATTACGCTGtaatttgtcttcttttcaGACCAGGGATTCACTGATCAGACTGATGTATACATTGTGATAAATTTTGTCGAATGCTGAGATATCAAGTTCCCTTTACTACTATTGGTCAGAAAGCCACTTCTCTCAAAGGcttattataagtttataaccagcaaattaatcagaaaaaaaaaaaacagaacaaagtcCAAACGTACTATTGTCTTGAAATAGagctttttatttatgtgCATTGACAGTATTTCATACTGTTGTCCAACTGTCTGATTAAGTCTCTGAGACTAGATCTGTTGGTTTTAGGATCAGAGCATAGATTTAATTCTCTCATTCTCTGTCCTAACATGGTTTCTGGTTACGTCATCAATGGTTGGACAGCCAGAAAGGGCCATAGTAATCTCAAACTCATTTTTCAGCATATCAATCACTTTTTTCACTCCATCTTCACCCTTAGCTGCAAGCCCATAGACTATAGGCCTCCCTATCTGCATCAGCCATCCAAAAAGTGTCATTATATCATCAACAGAGAGCAACCTGTAAAATGTATGCTAAGTAGCATTCAAAGCTTACAAGAACAGCTTGTGCTCCGAGCGCCAGCGCTTTGAAAACATCTGTTCCTCGTCTTACTCCTCCATCAAGCAAAACCGGAATCCTACCTTTCACAGCATGAACAACCTGCAGTTTCATAAGAAGACCAGTTTGTTCATCAAGAAGAATACGCTTGTTTTATAGCAAGCATTGATTGGTTTACCTCTTCTAAAACAGTTATCGTAGCCGGGGAATAGTCGAGCTGGCGAGCCCCGTGGTTGGATACCACTATTCCATCTACACCGGCTTCAACAGCCTTAAGAGCTGCCAACAGCATCAtacaaagttttcttttatatgcCTTGGAATTTCTATAGAGTATATGCTATATATTAGACTACGAGTCTACGAGACATGGATCTTTACCGTCTTCACGTGTGAGTAACCCTTTGACCAGAATTGGCAACTTTGTAATAGATCTTAACCATTCGATATCCTAAGATTTTGCAGTGCAAAAGATTATAAGGAATGTATTCACATGGGAACTTTGTGTCTAAtatccaaggaaacaaatagAACCATTCACAAGATTTTACCTTCCAGCTTAACGAAGCATCAAATGCACTAGAGGCAAAGGCTTCAACCCCTGAACCTTCATTCTAAGAGAAGTTATCATGTTAACAACTGGTAAGGTTTAACTTTACATGAATCTTAATTCAAGCTTTTTTACTCACAGGTCGGACTTCGGTTGAAACTAAGCCTTCAAAATTCTTCAGCTGTGGGGATATCATTctacagaacaaaaaaatggaacaccatttcagaaaaaaaaatttataagataGAGATAGACTAAGCAAAGTAGGAATGCTTATTCCTGCATGAAAATATCAGAGTATTACTTGTTCTTTATATCTGCTTCCCTTCTACCAAGTCTGGGAACATCAACAGTTAGAACTATAGCCTTGAATCCAGCTTTTTCAGCTCTTTTCACAATCTGAGCTGTTACATCACGTCTCTTGTACACCTATATAAGATATCAAAGCGAGTTAAGAACCGAGGCCTAAGGCCCGAACCAAAAAAGCATATTTTGGAGGAAATGAGAAAAGCAGCTAAAAATTCAGATTGtgtatttacatatatttgaaGAAACCGAACAGCGTTACAACTGGAAGCAACCTCCTCAATAGTGCAAGTAGACATGAATGATACTATCTGAAATCACACAACCAAACACCATAATCATCACcttaaaatccaaacaatGTAAAAATGCATTCCAACAAACACCGTAGTACCATGATAGTGTTACACGCAGCTGCAGCTTTCGCTGTGGCGATTTCTCCTAACATAGATAGGagacaaatcaaatcaatttccAAATCCAGCAATTGTATACAGTTGACAGAGCTAGTTATGAACATAAAACTAAACAGACCTTTAGGATGAGCCAACTTATGCATTGCTGTTGGAGCAATCATGATGGGAGCTGAGATTGGGTAACCCAACATACTTGTAGACATATCTATGTTGCTCACATCAACAAGAACCCTAGGCCTAAACCTGTACATAAAGCACACAACACACAAACATATGACACGGTGAAATCAAGTAGATATAGCATCATATTGATATGGATTAGTTACATGATTCTACGGAAAGCTTGGACATTTTCATTGAGAGTGTGTTGATCCTCTGCTCCTCCATTGTAGAAATCATAGTACATCTTAGGGAGGGCCTGTTTGGCCAGCTCTTGAAACTCATCCACGTTAACGATTTGATCCATTTATCTACAATTTCATATAAAGGAAAGAAATTTAGAATCAAAGAACACACTGCTTTAATAATCAACCATGCAAGAATCTTGCTCCTCTTGTCCTCTATCAAGATTAAACATCTTTAAAAGAGACCTTATCATCAAACTAATTATCCACTACCGGACTTAATTCGTCTATGTTACTGATTTGTTTGAATTAGTATGTTCAAATCTTAATGTTACAGGAAACGACAAAAAATAGATGTATTGGCTGCGATCATTAAGGGACTCAGAACTAAAACCATTGTAGAAGTAGAAGTTGATTTTAGAAGTACTTACATATCTGAAAGAACCCAGTAAAAGATACAGAAACCAGTTTAAGTCTCtggtaaacaaagaaattagaTATCTTTTAGCTTTATGAAATCTGGAAATGACAGGGAAAAAAGAACACGAGAACAGAGTCGGTCCTGTCGGAGACCAAGACAGAAAACGACAAAACACCTGCTAACCCTCTAAGTCGTCTAGAGTCTTTGCCCACAGTAAACGTTGACTATTCAACTCAATGAGGACGTGGCGTACCGAGTCATCATCATTTCAGAGAGCCATTTTCCAACGGGAgcttttatttcttctcttctgacACCAATGCTCAGTCTCAGAGACCGAAGCGTTTCTTGAAAAGTTGCAAATTTTTACCTCAGAACATATATGTCTATAAAAATGGCAACGACCAATTACTCAATGGTCATGCCTATGTTCCGCGACGAATCACGGGGAAGCCTCTAATGTGTATCGTCGTCGTCAGAGAATAGAAAGCCCGGtagttatattatataatgtcatcttttttaagtgtttttgtgtgtttttaaaccctttttttgAATCCTTTGATTATTCTTACCTTTGTAACTTTGTTGCGTGCTAATGTTATGGTGGTGATTAGATCTTCATTGGTAATTTACAAGTTGCAGTTGATAGGTCTTCTTTGTATGAATCTTCTGATTACAGTTCATTTGTCGCTAGAGAATGTTTGAACAAGGATAGTGCTATGAAGCCTTACGACATATTGTGGAACTGAGGAGTTTGATAAATTTCTCGTTGTCTTGCCAGGAGCATGTGTCTTACAGCATTTTTGAGAAGGATGAGCATTTTAGTGTTGAAGATCATTATACTGCAGGAAACTCTTCAAATGAAAGCAACACGAGACCTTCTGACATCTTCCTCAAGAAGAAGCTGGTGGGACTAAACCCCTCCATTCTGCAActaaacagagaaaagagGAAAGCAACTTTGAAGTTTTCTGGAGATAACAAGGATATTTTACAATCTACTTTGTCTAGCTCAAAGAACATAAATCTTAGTGGTGGTTTGTTTGTCTCTAGAGAATATGAGAACAAGTATGTGAAGTTTGGCGCTAGAATGCGTTGTGATCTTGTGAATAGGATGAAAGATGTTACGTTGGCTTGGCATGAGTCTGTGTCTTCTACAAGTGATAAAAATGTTGAGCTTTCTAGTGTTGAGAATCATAAGATAGCTCCAAAGGCTGATGGGCCAGGGAACTCTTCAAATGAAAGCTCCTCAAGTCCTTTTGATATCTTCCTCAAGAAGAAGGTGATGAGACTAAAACCCTCCTTTCTGGAActgaacagagaaaaaaagaaagcagcTAAGGGTTTCAGTGGAATTGTTATTAGACCTGGAATGGTACTTCTCAAGAACTACTTGTCAATCAATAATCAAGTAAGTACTCTCTCTCACTATTTCTGTGTTTATGTGTTTATCTGATCTTATATGCATCATTTgagctttctctgtttcttaaaAATGCTTGTAGGTGATGATTGTGAACAAATGTCGTCAACTTGGTTTGGGTGAAGGAGGCTTCTATCAACCTGGTTTTCAAGATGGCGGGTTGTTGCATTTGAAAATGATGTGCCTTGGCAAAAACTGGGACTGTCAAACGCGTCGATATGGAGAGATTCGACCAATTGATGGTTCTGTTCCGCCTCGAATTCCCGTTGAATTCAGTCAGCTTGTTGAGAAAGCAATTAAAGAATCAAAGTCCCTAGTTGCTACAAATTCAAATGAGACAAAGGGAGGAGATGAAATACCACTTTTGTTGCCTGACATATGTGTTGTTAACTTCTACACATCCACCGGGAAACTTGGTCTCCATCAGGTTAGTGTTTACGacaaaacaagttttgatttcttaaagTATAAAGGTGGTTACCTCAATACAGTATCGTAAGAATT from Arabidopsis thaliana chromosome 3, partial sequence includes these protein-coding regions:
- the HAOX1 gene encoding Aldolase-type TIM barrel family protein yields the protein MYRFRPRVLVDVSNIDMSTSMLGYPISAPIMIAPTAMHKLAHPKGEIATAKAAAACNTIMIVSFMSTCTIEEVASSCNAVRFLQIYVYKRRDVTAQIVKRAEKAGFKAIVLTVDVPRLGRREADIKNKMISPQLKNFEGLVSTEVRPNEGSGVEAFASSAFDASLSWKDIEWLRSITKLPILVKGLLTREDALKAVEAGVDGIVVSNHGARQLDYSPATITVLEEVVHAVKGRIPVLLDGGVRRGTDVFKALALGAQAVLIGRPIVYGLAAKGEDGVKKVIDMLKNEFEITMALSGCPTIDDVTRNHVRTENERIKSML
- the HAOX1 gene encoding Aldolase-type TIM barrel family protein (Aldolase-type TIM barrel family protein; FUNCTIONS IN: glycolate oxidase activity, oxidoreductase activity, FMN binding, catalytic activity; INVOLVED IN: oxidation reduction, metabolic process; CONTAINS InterPro DOMAIN/s: Aldolase-type TIM barrel (InterPro:IPR013785), FMN-dependent alpha-hydroxy acid dehydrogenase, active site (InterPro:IPR008259), FMN-dependent dehydrogenase (InterPro:IPR000262), Alpha-hydroxy acid dehydrogenase, FMN-dependent (InterPro:IPR012133); BEST Arabidopsis thaliana protein match is: Aldolase-type TIM barrel family protein (TAIR:AT3G14150.2); Has 13074 Blast hits to 13056 proteins in 2002 species: Archae - 228; Bacteria - 6055; Metazoa - 447; Fungi - 755; Plants - 289; Viruses - 0; Other Eukaryotes - 5300 (source: NCBI BLink).), producing MDQIVNVDEFQELAKQALPKMYYDFYNGGAEDQHTLNENVQAFRRIMFRPRVLVDVSNIDMSTSMLGYPISAPIMIAPTAMHKLAHPKGEIATAKAAAACNTIMIVSFMSTCTIEEVASSCNAVRFLQIYVYKRRDVTAQIVKRAEKAGFKAIVLTVDVPRLGRREADIKNKMISPQLKNFEGLVSTEVRPNEGSGVEAFASSAFDASLSWKDIEWLRSITKLPILVKGLLTREDALKAVEAGVDGIVVSNHGARQLDYSPATITVLEEVVHAVKGRIPVLLDGGVRRGTDVFKALALGAQAVLIGRPIVYGLAAKGEDGVKKVIDMLKNEFEITMALSGCPTIDDVTRNHVRTENERIKSML
- the HAOX1 gene encoding Aldolase-type TIM barrel family protein; its protein translation is MSTCTIEEVASSCNAVRFLQIYVYKRRDVTAQIVKRAEKAGFKAIVLTVDVPRLGRREADIKNKMISPQLKNFEGLVSTEVRPNEGSGVEAFASSAFDASLSWKDIEWLRSITKLPILVKGLLTREDALKAVEAGVDGIVVSNHGARQLDYSPATITVLEEVVHAVKGRIPVLLDGGVRRGTDVFKALALGAQAVLIGRPIVYGLAAKGEDGVKKVIDMLKNEFEITMALSGCPTIDDVTRNHVRTENERIKSML
- a CDS encoding 2-oxoglutarate-dependent dioxygenase family protein (2-oxoglutarate-dependent dioxygenase family protein; BEST Arabidopsis thaliana protein match is: 2-oxoglutarate-dependent dioxygenase family protein (TAIR:AT3G14160.1); Has 1214 Blast hits to 1208 proteins in 570 species: Archae - 0; Bacteria - 917; Metazoa - 90; Fungi - 24; Plants - 86; Viruses - 0; Other Eukaryotes - 97 (source: NCBI BLink).); protein product: MATTNYSMIFIGNLQVAVDRSSLYESSDYSSFVARECLNKDSAMKPYDIFIFEKDEHFSVEDHYTAGNSSNESNTRPSDIFLKKKLVGLNPSILQLNREKRKATLKFSGDNKDILQSTLSSSKNINLSGGLFVSREYENKYVKFGARMRCDLVNRMKDVTLAWHESVSSTSDKNVELSSVENHKIAPKADGPGNSSNESSSSPFDIFLKKKVMRLKPSFLELNREKKKAAKGFSGIVIRPGMVLLKNYLSINNQVMIVNKCRQLGLGEGGFYQPGFQDGGLLHLKMMCLGKNWDCQTRRYGEIRPIDGSVPPRIPVEFSQLVEKAIKESKSLVATNSNETKGGDEIPLLLPDICVVNFYTSTGKLGLHQVSVYDKTSFDFLKYKGGYLNTDKGESKKSLRKGLPIVSFSIGDSAEFLYGDQKDVDKADTLILESGDVLIFGERSRNVFHGVRSIRKILPPRLFFRKQIFNQVV